In Scatophagus argus isolate fScaArg1 chromosome 5, fScaArg1.pri, whole genome shotgun sequence, a genomic segment contains:
- the LOC124058831 gene encoding LOW QUALITY PROTEIN: porphobilinogen deaminase-like (The sequence of the model RefSeq protein was modified relative to this genomic sequence to represent the inferred CDS: inserted 3 bases in 2 codons), translating to MTSAQLLTKXHSGHNSLYSADTQCXRTMEEGPYKYIRDGNGKVSRVIRIGTRKSELARIQTNSVADKLKELYPEIHLEIVGMSTTGDKILDTALSKIGEKSLFTKELENALERNEVDLVVHSLKDLPTTLPPGFTIGAVLKRENPHDAVVLHPKHVGKTLQTLPDNSVIGTSSLRRAAQLKKRFPHLLFKDIRGNLNTRLKKLDEKEDFAAIILAAAGLKRMGWDNRISQILEPEVSMYAAGQGALAVEVRARDADILEMVSVLHDHDTVLRCIAERAFLKHLEGGCSVPVAVHTEVKDSQLYLTGAVYSLDGSDSLKETMQTSIAATDKNLEEVDERVQRVGVTASKISGEAQDCAERLGVDLANLLLSKGAKEILTVARQLNDAR from the exons ATGACCTCAGCACAGCTTCTTACCAA ACACAGCGGACACAATAGCCTCTACAGTGCAGACACTCAGT GCAGAACTATGGAGGAAGGACCTTACAAGTACATCAGG GATGGGAACGGCAAGGTTAGTCGTGTCATCCGGATTGGAACCCGCAAGAGCGAG TTGGCCCGCATCCAGACCAACAGTGTGGCAGACAAGTTGAAAGAGCTGTACCCGGAGATCCACTTGGAAATAG TTGGCATGTCGACGACTGGAGACAAAATCCTCGACACAGCTTTATCAAAG ATTGGAGAGAAGAGTTTGTTCACCAAAGAGTTGGAGAATGCTCTGGAGAGGAATGA GGTCGACCTCGTTGTTCACTCACTGAAAGACCTGCCCACTACTCTGCCGCCGGGATTCACCATCGGAGCTGTGCTGAA GAGAGAAAACCCCCATGATGCTGTGGTCCTCCACCCAAAACATGTGGGGAAAACTCTTCAGACTCTGCCAGACAACAG TGTGATTGGCACCAGTTCTCTGCGCCGTGCTGCTCAGCTGAAGAAGAGATTCCCCCACCTGCTTTTCAAAGATATT CGTGGGAACCTGAACACACGTTTGAAGAAGCTGGATGAGAAGGAGGACTTTGCTGCCATCATCCTGGCTGCTGCTGGCCTCAAGAGAATGGGCTGGGACAACCGAATCAGCCAG ATCCTGGAGCCTGAAGTCTCCATGTATGCTGCTGGACAG gggGCTCTAGCAGTGGAGGTTCGGGCCAGAGATGCAGACATCCTGGAGATGGTGTCTGTCCTGCATGACCATGACACTGTGCTGCGCTGCATAGCTGAGAGAGCCTTCCTGAAGCACCtg GAGGGTGGCTGTAGTGTTCCAGTGGCTGTACATACTGAAGTGAAGGACTCCCAG CTGTACCTGACGGGTGCTGTGTACAGCCTGGATGGATCAGACAGTCTGAAGGAAACCATGCAGACGAGCATTGCTGCTACTGACAAG aacCTGGAGGAAGTGGACGAGCGTGTCCAACGAGTGGGTGTCACAGCCAGCAAGATCTCGGGTGAAGCCCAGGACTGTGCCGAGCGGCTGGGGGTCGACCTGGCCAACCTACTGCTGAGCAAAGGAGCCAAGGAGATCCTGACGGTGGCCAGGCAGCTCAACGATGCCAGATAA